The Procambarus clarkii isolate CNS0578487 chromosome 64, FALCON_Pclarkii_2.0, whole genome shotgun sequence genome includes a window with the following:
- the LOC123768986 gene encoding neural cell adhesion molecule 1-B, translating to MNSLGRSIHWTELGDRAHFDLVSSPSGLVIDDVDASDHGHYRCRVDFRSSPTRNLRVKLLVVVPPRRLSILSETGLEVSGLIGPYPVGGSLVLICQVTGGSPRPWVRWTHEGSLLDGRAEEVTGQVTRNILTLPELNRQHLYRVLTCRANNSNMTNPLAATVTLEMSFPPLEVTILGENSPLSEGLRYSLVCEAGGSRPPAVITWWIDGVLMTDTKDQVLAEGNVSRSTLHLAPARATNGAVIACRADNPLLDGTALEDARKLLVYYSPRLRLRPGQNLNISSIKEGDDVYFECDIEANPNVFKVQWFLNGVELQQNVTAGVIQINQSLVLQKVGRHSTGLYTCRAVNVHGTATSNALQLNVKFSPVCSTGQKWVYGGGRHQPVNVTCRVEAYPEATSFRWAFNTSSEFVELPQDRVYTGRSRSLVVYTPQTHHDFGSLLCWGRNQIDLQRQPCVFHVVPAGVPEPVHNCSAWHNGSAAGEVVVSCQAGWSGGLAQSFTLEVRHAPQGSSVAPPGVPAAGNLLASLKDQPEPHFTVTGLAPGTEYHLVVMASNAQGPALPTVLVYFTPIDVAEKQTSAAAAESNSIPLVSLATIVGVVVGVVTSLVVCSAVLVVVVVRARASHAHSHTKIVYDKASSATVPRPGDDGGFVQQQVQQQAQQQQGPDIILIKSDSQSDSHADSEVKVQLLTEYRSSGHEGSFHINPGSLLPTGTIASARETDALLKDSITTTTQSALPPETSTSFLPSLTVGAADSSPPLSYYPDGCGSPPSPCPRGPPGEQYPREQPDLCPKDTTSYVPVRTIVTCSQGGNESSV from the exons ATGAATTCCCTGGGCAGATCCATCCACTGGACCGAGCTGGGAGATCGAGCGCACTTCGACCTCGTCTCGAGCCCGTCTGGTCTGGTAATCGACGATGTGGACGCTTCTGACCACGGCCACTATCGCTGTAGGGTCGACTTCAGGTCATCTCCCACCAGGAATCTGAGAGTCAAGCTCTTGGTGGTAG TTCCTCCTCGTCGACTGAGCATCCTGAGTGAGACGGGACTGGAAGTTAGCGGATTAATTGGACCATACCCTGTTGGAGGCTCCCTCGTTCTCATCTGTCAGGTCACCGGAG GATCACCCCGTCCATGGGTCAGATGGACGCATGAGGGCTCACTGCTGGACGGCAGAGCAGAGGAGGTCACTGGTCAGGTCACCCGGAACATCTTGACCCTGCCTGAACTCAATCGCCAGCATCTCTATCGGGTCCTGACCTGCAGGGCTAATAACTCAAACATGACCAATCCTCTAGCTGCTACGGTCACACTGGAGATGAGCT TCCCGCCGCTGGAAGTAACCATCCTGGGGGAGAACTCTCCACTATCTGAAGGGTTGCGGTACTcccttgtgtgtgaggcaggaggttcTCGTCCCCCTGCAGTCATCACTTGGTGGATTGACGGAGTACTGATGACAGACACTAAGGATCAG GTGCTGGCTGAGGGTAATGTGAGCCGGTCAACACTACACCTGGCGCCCGCCAGAGCTACCAACGGAGCCGTCATCGCCTGCCGGGCTGATAATCCGCTCCTTGATGGTACGGCTTTGGAAGACGCCCGAAAACTACTCGTCTACT ACTCGCCACGCCTACGCCTTCGTCCTGGCCAGAACCTAAACATATCGAGCATTAAGGAAGGAGACGATGTTTACTTCGAATGTGACATCGAAGCCAATCCGAACGTCTTCAAGGTCCAGTGGTTCCTGAAT GGTGTGGAGCTGCAGCAAAATGTAACGGCAGGAGTGATCCAGATCAACCAGAGCCTAGTGCTACAGAAGGTCGGGAGGCACTCCACAGGGCTCTACACCTGCAGAGCCGTCAACGTCCATGGCACAGCCACCTCTAACGCTCTCCAGCTTAATGTCAAGT TCTCGCCAGTGTGCTCCACCGGGCAGAAATGGGTGTACGGCGGGGGTCGACACCAGCCAGTGAACGTGACTTGCCGGGTAGAAGCGTACCCAGAAGCCACGAGCTTTCGCTGGGCTTTCAACACTTCGAGCGAATTTGTGGAGCTTCCGCAGGACCGCGTCTACACCGGCCGCAGCCGCAGCCTGGTGGTGTACACGCCGCAAACCCACCACGACTTCGGCTCACTGCTCTGCTGGGGTCGAAATCAGATCGACCTGCAACGCCAACCGTGTGTGTTCCATGTCGTTCCGGCAG GAGTGCCAGAACCGGTCCACAACTGCAGTGCCTGGCACAACGGCAGTGCCGCTGGGGAGGTCGTGGTGTCGTGCCAGGCCGGTTGGAGTGGGGGACTCGCACAAAGCTTCACCCTGGAGGTCCGCCACGCCCCACAGGGTTCTTCCGTGGCACCTCCGGGTGTCCCAGCCGCTGGAAACCTGCTGGCGTCCCTGAAAGACCAACCGGAACCCCACTTCACAGTGACTGGCTTGGCTCCAGGGACCGAGTACCATTTGGTGGTGATGGCGTCTAACGCCCAAGGGCCGGCCTTGCCCACTGTCCTGGTGTATTTCACCCCGATTGACGTTGCCGAGAAGCAGACTAGCGCAGCGGCTGCTGAGTCGAATTCGATCCCTCTGGTGAGTCTGGCGACCATTGTGGGcgttgtggtgggcgtggtgaccTCTTTGGTGGTGTGCTCggcagtgctggtggtggtggtggtccgtgcgCGCGCCTCTCACGCCCATAGCCATACTAAGATCGTCTACGACAAGGCTTCCTCCGCAACTGTGCCAAGACCTGGGGACGATGGGGGATTCGttcagcagcaggtgcagcagcaggcTCAGCAACAGCAGGGTCCTGATATTATTCTCATCAAAAGCG ACAGCCAAAGTGACAGTCACGCAGACAGCGAGGTTAAGGTGCAGCTTCTGACAGAATACAGGTCGTCAGGACATGAAGGATCGTTTCACATCAATCCAGGATCCTTGCTTCCTACA GGTACTATAGCATCTGCGCGGGAAACAGATGCCCTCCTGAAggactccatcaccaccaccacacagagcgCCCTGCCACCAGAGACCTCTACATCCTTCCTGCCTTCCCTGACTGTTGGGGCAGCagattcatcccctcctctctcctATTACCCGGATGGATGTGGATCCCCTCCTTCACCGTGCCCAAGAGGCCCTCCAGGGGAACAGTACCCCCGAGAGCAGCCCGACTTGTGCCCAAAGGACACCACCAGCTACGTCCCCGTCAGGACCATAGTTACCTGCTCCCAGGGAGGGAACGAGAGCTCCGTCTAG